In Nocardioides sp., the following proteins share a genomic window:
- a CDS encoding glycerophosphodiester phosphodiesterase: protein MRRRRVPSPKTGHRYLDDGTKVLAFAHRGGANHPEIAGLENTLRAFEHAVAQGYVYLETDVHVTRDGMLLAFHDDVLDRVTDQVGAIAEVSYAQVQHARIGTGDERIPTLAELFDALPQARFNIDIKAAGAIKPLADFIEVREVHDRVLVGSFSRARLQAFRRLTQGRVPTSAAQIEVAAYALLPGALAHRVTGRAISVLQIPHKHKGFTVASPRLIRRAHRAGLHVHVWTIDDPDEMRELIDRGVDGLMTDRTDILKTVLTESGLWEATT from the coding sequence ATGCGACGCCGTCGGGTGCCCAGCCCCAAGACCGGGCATCGCTATCTCGACGACGGCACCAAGGTCCTCGCGTTCGCCCATCGTGGCGGCGCCAATCACCCCGAGATCGCGGGCCTGGAGAACACGCTGCGCGCGTTCGAGCACGCCGTCGCCCAGGGCTACGTCTATCTGGAGACCGACGTACACGTGACGCGAGACGGGATGCTGCTCGCCTTCCATGACGACGTGCTCGATCGGGTCACCGATCAGGTCGGGGCGATCGCCGAGGTGTCGTACGCCCAGGTGCAACACGCGCGGATCGGCACCGGTGACGAGCGGATTCCTACGCTCGCCGAACTCTTCGACGCACTGCCCCAGGCCCGGTTCAACATCGACATCAAGGCGGCCGGGGCGATCAAGCCGCTTGCCGACTTCATCGAGGTGCGTGAGGTGCACGATCGGGTGCTTGTCGGCTCCTTCAGTCGCGCCCGACTCCAGGCGTTTCGCCGCCTCACCCAAGGCAGGGTGCCGACCAGTGCGGCCCAGATCGAGGTGGCGGCGTACGCGCTTCTGCCGGGCGCCTTGGCCCACCGGGTGACCGGTCGAGCCATCTCGGTGCTGCAAATCCCACACAAGCACAAGGGATTCACCGTAGCCTCACCTCGGCTGATCCGACGCGCCCACCGTGCGGGCCTGCACGTGCACGTGTGGACGATTGACGATCCGGACGAAATGCGGGAACTGATTGATCGTGGTGTCGACGGGTTGATGACCGATCGCACCGACATACTCAAGACTGTGCTCACCGAGAGCGGCCTGTGGGAGGCAACGACATGA